AGTCTGACATCTCAGCCTctagctatttttaaaaagagtttcatCTCAAAAAGCACCTTAGGGAACAGAACTTTTCTACATGGCCACAGGAGGATTGCTTGTTTCAAGAATTGATTGTTAACCACCCTGAgaccgcttgcagagagggcggggtataaattaaaggtaataataataactcAGAGAGAGGAATACATTTTGGTTTCATGTGTTTATGGAAGAGAAAAAGGATTGCCAAAGAGCCCTTGTGTAGTTGGAACCCTTTTCCTTCTGGTTGCAGTGGTATGTGTCTTCTTCAAAGGATGTCAGGCACTGTCCAGAGAAGgagatttcattttaaaaagatgttgCAACAGCATGTGTCCTAATcatactgtttttttaaaaaaaatgcatgttaCAATTGAAAACCAGAGTGGACTTTGCCTGTCAAAGGAAGAAGCATTTGGCTCTTGGAATGGCATCATAACTGGGTTTCAGCTGGGGTTTCCTCAGTACAGCTTTTTTCCTCCTTGAAAACCTTCTGGAGGATCACCCTCATGCTCTCCCTGTGTCTAGACTTCCATGGTCTCCCAACCAGGAAATAAATGAATGGGTTGACACTGCTATTTAAACAGTCTAATAGAGCTGGAATAGATGCCATATATTCTGGTAAATAATCAAAATAAGCGAGGATGAAAATGACATTTGCTGGAAAagtaaagaggaggaagaagagaagagtgagCAAGACAATGGTCAAAAGCCTTCCCCTTCGACGCTGTTGTTCTTTCAACCACACTTTGATGAATAGGGACACAGTGGCAATTGTCATGACCGGGAGGCAAAGCACAACATTCACAATAAACTGGTAGAAGTTTTCAATTGGTTGTTCGTTTGTATTAAAAAATGCGAGAGTGATGGTAATTGCAGTAAGCAAGACAGAGAGGACCCATATGAGCGCACAGACAATGGAGGACAAATGCTGGGGCCGCTTGCATTgatgccaaagtgggaagaagACGGCCACACACCTGTCAATGCTGATGGCCACCATGAGGAAAAGACTAGCACTGTTCATTAATATGGCCAGGAAAAAGAATGGTAAAAAAATAAATCTAAGCCACAAGGAAAGAAGCTGAACCAAAAGTGATAGGAGGCCCCCAAAATCAGCGACAGCCAAGTTCAGGATGTAGGTCATGAAAGGATTCCTTTTAATGCGGAAGCCAAGAAGCCAGATGACCATtccattccccactgctccaaaAATGGAGATGACCAATGCAATGATATCAATAACATTTGCAATATGAATTTCAAAACTCTCTTCTCTTCCATTATCAGAGGAGCTATGAGATGGAATGCCTTCTGAAATATTATCATTTTCACTGACACTTGGGGAAAAAAAGTAAGTATAATTAGAGTTATTAAAATTTTCCAGGACTGCATCCATCATGAAAAGAGTTGTCATTGAGGTTGGTTGCGATGCTTGGCGCATTCTTGTTTTCAGTTCTTGCCTTTACACTTCGCCTAGGAGAAAGGAAACGGGAGGATTCAGATCTTGTTTTGTGACTAAACAGCTGAGGTTTTCAGCGTGAGTTCATTCTATTTGACAATGAGTTACTAGTGAGGttaatttcatagaatcaaagacCGATCTCGCACTCACCGGAAGCcgctctcacgtccgtcttctcagcgcggcttccttTCGATTTCCCacgatctgccccggggctgcagcaaggatcggcgttttcgcacagcaaagagaaaccgctaaaaaccagtttctctttgctgcatgaaaactctGACGCTTGCTGtaaccccggggcagatagtgggaaggaagctgcgctgagaagacaaacgtgagagcggcttccggtgagtgtgaaatcggtcctgGAGTTGAAAGGGGTCCTACAAGCCCTGTAGTCCAATCAATGCAGAATCTGCCTAAAGCATCCCAGTCAAGGgtttgttcagctgctgcttgaagccTGCCCATGAGGGGAGCCCGCCTCCCTATGCAGCTGATTCTACTGCTGAACTGCTCtttctgaacccccccccccaaatatccatccatgcataatttaaacccattattttgAGTCCTGTCATCTGCTGCtaacataggcttgccaatccccaggtgccagaGGGGGTCTCCCGCTTTtgcttcccgctcccagtcagctggccggcggggggaagccccaccctcagctaccatgtgcctttccacctcccgaggcttcctcttgggatggtgtgtctgtgtctttaaggctgaacgggggcggggggagcaggcagaacaacacgGCTGCTTCCAGTgcttgtgaaagcagcccagaaccTCTGTTGGtagcacaatcttttcagaggtcgtttgcataggaaaggtaaacttgaacctttggttgctctgtctCTTTGAAGAAGTTGTAAGTTCAGCAACTCAAGAGTAGTGATGCctattcccaggtgggagcaggccctcccctgcttcagagtcatcaaaaaatgggggggggggggagggagggaaacgaatgccgggcacttcattattccctatggagatcgattcccatagggtttaatagcgaactgatctgggggtatctgttTCTTGAggttgtttcttgaggtagaaggggttgtttcttgaggtagaagcaccacattttcagcattgcatctgatgactcttctcAATTTTCAGAGTCATATATGTTAAAGCTGTCTGcacctggatggccaaggctCACCCAATCTCACGAAATCTTGGCTTCTAAGTGGGATTGGGCCTCAGTAGTACATGgttgggagatcaccaaggaaatccaTGGTTGTGCCACAGAAgcaagcaaaggcaaaccacctccaagcATTTTTTGCCTGGAAAACATGCAagagtcactgtaagtcagctacactttccatCTCCATAAGTTAAAGTGAACATTTATCCATGTAGCTATCCAATACTCTGGACAGAGTCTACCTCCCTGGTTTCCTTTCTCTGTGGCTGAATAAATTCTCAGAATTGCTCACTCACCTCTTCCCCTTTTCAGAAGCTTGGTCGCTATGATTTTATCCTTCCCTCTTGCTTGCTGTCCCCGCAATCAAGGCTTCAGGACCTGCTTAAAGGGGATCACATCAGAGATCAGAGTCCAGAGATCACATCAAACACAAATATTGGCATCTGACTAAGGAACTCACAACGCACATACAAAATATAAATGTTTCAAGCGGAGGCACGTGACAAAAGGAGTGGAAAGGAAGAAGCAGAGTACAGACAACAGAAAGAAGCAAGGGAGGAACAGGAGCAGATAAATCTAGAAACGGTAGGGCTTCGTTTTGCTTCCTATAAGGACTAATGGGTTGAAGCTGAGGAACTTACAGGACGtgaaatccagtttggtgtagttgttaagggtgtagattcttatctgggagaaatgggtttgatgccccactcctccacttgcagttgctggaatggccttgggtcagccatagctctggcagaggttgtccttgaaagggcagctgctgtgagagctctctcagccccatccacctcatagggtgtctgttgtggggtaagaagttaaaggagattgtaagccgctctgagtctctgattcagaaatcTGCAGTAGTCATTGTTGTGTACACTCGGGGGGAAagggtaaaaaaagaaaagaaaaaggaacatGTAGAGCACCCAAGGAGATGAATTCAGCAACATAAAGGGATTGCATGCAGAGTCTTACCTTCTCCACCAGATATTCGAAAGAAACTGGACACAGCCTTTTACTAGGGACGGAGGCTAATAATGTTCTAAccccatagggtgtctgttgtggggtaagaagttaaaggagattgtaagccgctctgagtctctgattcagaaatcTGCAGTAGTCATTGTTGTGTACACTCGGGGGGAAagggtaaaaaaagaaaagaaaaaggaacatGTAGAGCACCCAAGGAGATGAATTCAGCAACATAAAGGGATTGCATGCAGAGTCTTACCTTCTCCACCAGATATTCGAAAGAAACTGGACACAGCCTTTTACTAGGGACGGAGGCTAATAATGTTCTAACCCCACACACAACAGTCTGGTATATCTCCCACAGAGCAGCAGAAATACTCTTAAGTTACCCCTCCACCccaaccccccaaaaaaagcctacCAAACAGAATGAACAACTCACCAGTGATCCGTATCAGGCAGTCTGCCGAATCTAAGTCATCGATAGGGATGTGCTTATTCTGCCCAGGATTCCCTGGCTGCTCCTATCTACAGGTCCAGGTTTACTGGTTGTTTCTTGAGTCTTCTTGATCTGAGAAGTGAAAGCAGTCCTTCTGTTGTTATCATTGACTTAGATAATTCTGAGAAAGTTGCAGGGTCTGAACATTCAGGACTATCACAAGGAGAATTCACAGCCCCGTCATGGGACTCTGATTCCACGCAAGCTATGATTGCTGTGGAAGAACCCACCTCAAGTACACCATTCCACCCAGTAGACACCTCTCTATCCTTGAACTCAGGTTGTCCTGAAGAAGCTTCTAGGACTTCCTGGGTCTCAGTGAGAGACAGAAGATGGTCTACATGGCATCTCCATCATGTTCTTTCCTCTGGACTGAagaaaatttccccatcaagcatTAGTCACATCTCCAAAAATGCACCTGTCTGAGAAATCGTttcagagggaagccatgttggtctgcaagaGAACAGTTATATTCAGGTCTGATAACATCTTAGAGACGAACAAGACTTCAGGGTTTAAGCTTTAAAGACTCAAAGATCCCTTCATTGTAAGgaatagttttttcttctggcAGCGTGGCTGTAGTACAGATGGACCATCTTGATGCACGGCCCGTAAATGCATAAACGGAACCCATTAGAGATGGGCAAAACCTATTATTCCACAGGTTGCCATAAAAAGTCCTTAAGTGTGGAGGAAATGGATTCTCGGATTTCATGTCTTGTGAGACATCCCATCCCTGAAAAAGGAACTTGCAAGAAATTCCCAACAAGGTTTGGAAGTGGAGGATCATAACAAATGTAATGGAAATTGAGGGGTGGGCTTTTTTTGCAAACTGCATGGAACCTGCAAGGGAAGTACGGAAGTGAATGCATTTAGGAAGAGTTAGACTTCATTTTGCATAGAATGAGGACTATCCCTGTTTACTCtaaccgatttcacactatgcttgttccaggatggagagcccttttgctactggggcttctctctgtttttgcacaaattgccccggagctgcgagttggcat
Above is a window of Heteronotia binoei isolate CCM8104 ecotype False Entrance Well chromosome 7, APGP_CSIRO_Hbin_v1, whole genome shotgun sequence DNA encoding:
- the LOC132574692 gene encoding mas-related G-protein coupled receptor member H-like yields the protein MMDAVLENFNNSNYTYFFSPSVSENDNISEGIPSHSSSDNGREESFEIHIANVIDIIALVISIFGAVGNGMVIWLLGFRIKRNPFMTYILNLAVADFGGLLSLLVQLLSLWLRFIFLPFFFLAILMNSASLFLMVAISIDRCVAVFFPLWHQCKRPQHLSSIVCALIWVLSVLLTAITITLAFFNTNEQPIENFYQFIVNVVLCLPVMTIATVSLFIKVWLKEQQRRRGRLLTIVLLTLLFFLLFTFPANVIFILAYFDYLPEYMASIPALLDCLNSSVNPFIYFLVGRPWKSRHRESMRVILQKVFKEEKSCTEETPAETQL